In the Candidatus Bathyarchaeota archaeon genome, one interval contains:
- a CDS encoding TCP-1/cpn60 chaperonin family protein: protein MAVESAPELAGTPILILKEGTTRSRGREAQHANITAAKIIAETVKSSLGPKGMDKMLVDSFGDVTITNDGATILDEVDVQHPAAKMMVEVAKTQDNEVGDGTTTAVVLAGELLTKAEELIDKDVHPTIIVDGYRTAAEKALGFLNEIAIKVEPTDKEFLKKVAKVAVASKLLSEYKDYIADLTVNAVLQVAEKTPEGYKVDIDDIKVEKKAGESLMDTKLVKGVVLDKEVVHPGMPKRIDNAKIALLNCPLEIEKTEMDAKINIETPEQMDAFLKEEERMLKEMVEKIAKAGANVVICQKGIDDMAQHFLAKKGILAVRRAKESDMEKLAKATGGRIITNLDDLSSKDLGFAKIVEERKVADDKMTFIEGCKNPKSVTILVRGGAERIVNEAERAIHDALCVIRDVVVDPRVVGGGGAPETEVARKLRQYAEKLAGKEQLAVLAFAEALDSIPMTLSENAGLDPIDIITELRSKHDKGEMWAGVDIFSGKVSDMTKNDVYEPLVVKTQVIKSASEAATMILRIDDVIAASKTKEEKGPPKGPEESGEEFGET from the coding sequence ATGGCAGTTGAATCTGCTCCAGAACTTGCTGGAACCCCGATTTTAATATTAAAAGAGGGTACTACACGATCTAGGGGGCGAGAAGCTCAGCATGCGAATATAACTGCTGCTAAAATCATCGCTGAAACGGTGAAAAGCTCTTTAGGCCCAAAAGGTATGGATAAAATGCTTGTTGACAGCTTTGGAGATGTTACTATTACTAATGATGGGGCTACTATTCTTGATGAGGTTGATGTTCAGCATCCAGCAGCTAAAATGATGGTTGAAGTAGCTAAAACACAAGATAATGAAGTAGGCGATGGAACAACAACAGCCGTAGTATTAGCAGGAGAGCTTCTTACTAAAGCTGAAGAGCTTATCGATAAAGATGTTCACCCAACTATAATTGTTGATGGATATAGAACTGCAGCTGAGAAGGCTCTTGGATTTCTTAATGAAATAGCTATTAAAGTTGAGCCAACTGATAAAGAATTTTTAAAGAAAGTTGCTAAAGTGGCTGTAGCTAGTAAATTACTTTCTGAATATAAAGATTATATCGCTGATTTAACTGTGAATGCTGTGCTTCAAGTTGCTGAGAAAACTCCAGAAGGCTATAAAGTTGATATTGACGATATAAAAGTTGAAAAAAAAGCTGGAGAATCTTTAATGGATACAAAATTGGTTAAAGGTGTGGTGCTTGATAAAGAAGTTGTTCATCCAGGAATGCCTAAAAGAATTGATAATGCTAAAATAGCCTTGCTTAATTGTCCTTTAGAAATTGAAAAAACAGAAATGGATGCTAAAATAAACATAGAGACGCCAGAGCAAATGGATGCTTTCCTTAAGGAAGAAGAAAGAATGCTTAAAGAAATGGTTGAGAAAATCGCTAAAGCTGGAGCTAATGTTGTTATTTGTCAAAAAGGAATCGATGATATGGCTCAACATTTCTTAGCTAAAAAAGGAATTTTAGCTGTTCGCAGAGCTAAAGAATCAGATATGGAAAAGCTTGCTAAAGCTACAGGTGGTAGAATAATAACGAATCTTGATGATTTATCTTCTAAAGATTTAGGTTTCGCTAAAATTGTTGAGGAAAGAAAAGTTGCAGATGATAAAATGACTTTTATTGAAGGGTGCAAAAACCCGAAATCTGTTACAATCCTTGTTCGTGGAGGAGCTGAAAGAATAGTTAATGAAGCTGAAAGAGCCATTCATGATGCTTTATGCGTTATAAGAGACGTAGTTGTAGATCCAAGAGTTGTAGGCGGTGGAGGTGCTCCTGAAACTGAGGTAGCTAGAAAGTTAAGGCAATACGCTGAGAAGTTAGCTGGAAAAGAACAGTTGGCTGTTTTAGCTTTCGCTGAAGCCTTAGACTCTATACCAATGACTTTATCTGAAAATGCTGGTTTAGATCCGATAGATATAATCACAGAGTTAAGATCTAAACATGATAAAGGAGAGATGTGGGCTGGCGTAGATATTTTTTCAGGTAAAGTTTCTGATATGACTAAAAACGATGTTTATGAACCATTAGTTGTTAAAACTCAAGTTATTAAATCTGCAAGTGAAGCCGCAACAATGATATTAAGAATTGACGATGTAATAGCTGCTTCCAAAACTAAAGAAGAAAAGGGACCGCCAAAGGGGCCAGAAGAGAGTGGTGAAGAATTCGGAGAAACTTAA
- a CDS encoding DNA-directed RNA polymerase subunit K yields the protein MEKTLIGPKKLTRFEKTRIVGARAMQIAMGAPVLIDIPPEVKSPIDIALLELEESILPISIRRQLPDGTSQNIPLKLLLKSEED from the coding sequence ATGGAAAAAACATTAATAGGACCGAAAAAACTTACTCGGTTTGAAAAAACTAGAATCGTTGGCGCGAGAGCGATGCAAATAGCTATGGGCGCTCCAGTATTAATAGATATTCCACCAGAAGTTAAATCTCCAATTGATATAGCTCTCTTAGAGCTTGAAGAAAGTATTTTACCAATAAGCATTAGACGTCAACTTCCGGATGGAACAAGCCAAAATATTCCTCTTAAACTATTATTGAAATCTGAAGAAGATTAA